Proteins encoded together in one Exiguobacterium sp. BMC-KP window:
- a CDS encoding alpha/beta hydrolase, with translation MQDLLRTLRNCSSIHQDGLEIVDKPIPDVSTPGTLDPRVREVVLTQHPSVSIPEGASPVELARAGMGWDNEDVSTRQISTDVLAIPRPGTTIEARLYRPEAARPLPLVVYFHGGGFFGGTLETVENPCKALADKGNVAVLSVGYRLAPEHPFPTGLEDCHAAIDWAVEHADRLGIDPGAIAVAGDSAGGNLATVCCLLDRERPTPYIRYQVLYYPVVNVGEHPNLEYDWTLEAYDRQTESELLERIILSLQDEEGVLEQWYVQASDSTDPRISPLFTTLNDLPEALVITGEFDYLRLEGEAYAKKLVRAGVKTRYLHYRGMEHAFLDKLGLYPQAEDSLDEIAKDLKRLFPQTN, from the coding sequence ATGCAAGATTTGCTACGAACGTTACGAAATTGTTCATCGATTCATCAAGACGGACTCGAAATCGTCGATAAGCCGATTCCTGACGTCTCGACTCCAGGGACACTCGATCCGCGTGTCCGTGAGGTTGTTCTCACGCAGCATCCATCGGTCTCGATTCCAGAAGGGGCGTCGCCAGTTGAACTGGCGCGTGCCGGCATGGGGTGGGACAACGAAGACGTGTCGACACGGCAGATTTCAACGGACGTCCTCGCGATCCCAAGACCCGGTACCACGATCGAAGCACGGCTGTATCGTCCGGAAGCGGCGCGTCCGCTCCCGCTCGTCGTCTATTTCCATGGAGGTGGTTTTTTCGGTGGCACGCTCGAGACGGTCGAGAATCCATGTAAAGCATTAGCCGATAAAGGGAACGTCGCCGTCTTGTCGGTCGGTTATCGATTGGCACCCGAGCATCCGTTTCCAACAGGACTTGAGGATTGTCATGCAGCGATCGATTGGGCAGTCGAACACGCTGATCGACTTGGGATTGATCCAGGTGCGATCGCTGTCGCCGGTGATAGTGCCGGTGGGAACTTGGCGACGGTCTGTTGTTTGCTCGACCGCGAGCGTCCGACACCGTATATCCGCTATCAAGTCTTGTATTATCCGGTCGTCAATGTCGGTGAACATCCGAATTTGGAATATGACTGGACGCTTGAAGCGTATGACCGACAAACGGAATCGGAGCTACTCGAACGAATCATTTTGTCGCTTCAAGATGAAGAAGGTGTCCTCGAGCAATGGTACGTTCAAGCAAGTGATTCGACGGATCCGCGGATCTCGCCGTTGTTCACGACGCTCAACGATTTACCAGAGGCACTCGTCATTACGGGAGAGTTTGATTACTTACGTCTTGAAGGAGAAGCGTATGCGAAAAAGCTCGTGCGTGCCGGCGTCAAAACCCGCTATCTCCATTACCGGGGGATGGAACATGCTTTTCTCGATAAACTCGGTCTTTATCCGCAAGCCGAAGATAGCTTAGATGAAATCGCGAAGGATTTAAAACGACTTTTCCCTCAAACTAACTAA
- a CDS encoding glycoside hydrolase family 3 protein, producing MTYTLDWQAYTKLARQTVAEGAVLLRNDGVLPLQPASTVAVFGRNQFNYYKSGTGSGGMVNVTNVVSPLDMLREDVTLNTDVLATYETWLEDHPFDQGEGWAAEPWSQEEMPLDATLVQQAALDSDVALIMIGRTAGEDRDNTADPGSYFLTETEQEMLRLVTTHFKQTVVVLNVGNIIDMRWVEETAPSAVLYAWQGGMEGGTGLSDLLLGRVSPSGKLPDTIVRSLDDYPSTPHFGHADRALYQEDIYVGYRYFETFAPEAVLYPFGYGLSYTSFNLTTDVTTSADAWTVTATVTNTGQTSGKEVVQGYLEKPQGQLGNPTRQLVTFGKTKELAPGEQESLTLVVPFASFASYDDSGVTGHKSSYVIEPGTYQLYLGTDVRSAVLVASHSVETLDVTDVLTENMAPVTAFERIKPQATETGYTVTYEATPLRTIDPEQRRQQERPVERTQTEDAGWKLRDVKEDRVTLETFLDQLTDEDLAAIVRGEGMNSPRVTPGTAGAFGGVTTELEALGIPAGCCADGPSGIRMDIGTKAFSLPNGTLLASTFNTTLIADLFEMTGLELRKNEIDTLLGPGMNLHRHPLNGRNFEYFSEDSYLTGKMAVAQLDGMHRVGVTGTLKHFSANNQEFHRHDLDSIVSERALRELYLKGFEMAVKEGQAYSIMTTYGAVNGIWTAGLYDQNTRILRDEWGFDGIVMTDWWAKINAEGLEANRQQTATMVRSQNDLYMVVGEPGTNPFEDDTLTALADGTLRRSELLQSAANICQFLLRSPVMERVMGTATSIDVLGAPVEEETLEEQAVSHQRLVSGDAFPLTDVATTTGSSHVFAVTAEETGMYQVTLTARSNAGELAQMPVTLFANNMPVATFTFNGTNGEWVSQTKDVFVFNPHNYLKLYFALGGLELKELTFTLAESFHMKNG from the coding sequence ATGACATATACACTCGATTGGCAAGCCTATACAAAGCTCGCACGACAAACCGTTGCGGAAGGAGCGGTGCTCTTACGAAACGATGGTGTACTCCCGTTACAACCCGCATCGACGGTCGCAGTCTTTGGACGTAATCAGTTCAACTACTATAAAAGTGGCACAGGATCAGGCGGGATGGTCAACGTCACAAACGTCGTCAGTCCGCTCGACATGCTACGCGAAGACGTGACACTGAACACGGACGTCCTTGCGACGTACGAGACATGGCTTGAAGACCATCCGTTTGATCAAGGTGAAGGCTGGGCAGCCGAGCCATGGTCGCAAGAAGAGATGCCGCTTGATGCGACGCTCGTTCAGCAAGCAGCGCTTGATTCCGATGTTGCCTTGATCATGATCGGTCGTACGGCTGGGGAAGACCGTGACAATACAGCGGATCCAGGAAGTTACTTCCTGACGGAGACGGAACAGGAGATGCTTCGTCTCGTAACGACACACTTCAAGCAGACTGTCGTCGTGTTGAATGTCGGGAACATCATCGATATGCGCTGGGTTGAAGAGACGGCGCCAAGTGCTGTCCTTTACGCATGGCAAGGAGGAATGGAAGGGGGAACCGGCCTGAGTGATCTTTTGCTCGGCCGCGTCTCACCGTCTGGGAAACTACCGGATACGATCGTTCGTTCACTCGATGATTATCCGTCGACACCACACTTCGGTCACGCTGATCGCGCGTTGTATCAAGAAGACATCTATGTCGGGTACCGTTACTTCGAGACGTTCGCACCGGAAGCAGTCTTGTATCCGTTCGGGTATGGATTATCGTATACGTCGTTCAACCTGACGACAGACGTGACGACGTCAGCTGATGCTTGGACGGTGACGGCGACGGTGACGAATACCGGGCAGACGAGCGGGAAGGAAGTTGTACAAGGATACCTTGAGAAACCACAAGGACAACTCGGGAACCCAACGCGTCAACTCGTGACGTTCGGAAAGACAAAAGAACTCGCACCAGGCGAGCAAGAATCTCTCACACTCGTCGTACCGTTCGCTTCGTTTGCGAGTTATGACGATAGTGGCGTTACTGGACATAAGTCGTCTTATGTCATTGAACCCGGGACGTATCAGCTCTATCTCGGAACGGACGTCCGGTCGGCTGTTCTAGTCGCAAGCCATTCCGTCGAGACGCTTGACGTCACGGATGTCTTAACGGAGAACATGGCACCGGTGACGGCGTTTGAACGCATCAAACCGCAAGCGACCGAAACGGGATATACGGTGACGTATGAAGCGACACCACTGCGGACGATCGATCCGGAACAGCGTCGTCAACAGGAGCGTCCCGTTGAACGGACGCAGACGGAAGACGCTGGTTGGAAGTTACGCGACGTTAAAGAAGACCGGGTCACGCTTGAGACGTTCCTCGATCAATTGACGGATGAAGATCTTGCAGCGATCGTCCGAGGGGAAGGGATGAACTCACCGCGTGTCACACCAGGAACGGCGGGCGCCTTCGGTGGCGTGACGACAGAACTCGAAGCACTCGGTATTCCGGCAGGCTGTTGCGCGGATGGTCCGTCTGGAATCCGGATGGATATTGGGACAAAAGCCTTCTCGTTACCGAACGGAACGTTGCTGGCTTCGACGTTCAACACGACGTTGATTGCGGATTTATTTGAGATGACAGGTCTTGAGTTACGGAAGAATGAGATTGATACGTTGCTTGGACCAGGGATGAACCTTCACCGTCATCCACTCAACGGACGGAACTTCGAGTATTTCTCAGAAGATTCATATCTGACTGGAAAAATGGCAGTGGCACAGCTCGACGGGATGCACCGTGTGGGTGTGACAGGAACGTTGAAGCACTTCAGTGCCAACAACCAAGAGTTCCACCGGCATGATCTGGATTCGATCGTGTCAGAACGGGCGTTACGTGAGTTGTACCTGAAAGGATTCGAGATGGCAGTCAAGGAAGGGCAAGCATACTCAATCATGACGACGTATGGTGCCGTCAATGGCATCTGGACTGCTGGCCTGTACGATCAGAACACGCGGATCCTCCGTGATGAGTGGGGCTTTGACGGAATCGTCATGACCGACTGGTGGGCGAAAATCAATGCGGAAGGGTTAGAAGCAAATCGTCAGCAAACAGCGACGATGGTCCGTTCACAAAACGATCTCTACATGGTCGTCGGGGAACCGGGAACGAACCCGTTCGAGGATGATACGTTGACGGCTCTAGCCGACGGAACACTTCGACGTTCGGAGTTACTGCAGAGTGCGGCGAACATCTGTCAGTTCCTGCTACGGTCACCGGTCATGGAACGGGTGATGGGAACCGCGACATCGATTGATGTCCTCGGGGCACCGGTCGAAGAAGAGACACTCGAAGAGCAAGCCGTCTCGCACCAGCGTCTCGTCAGTGGAGATGCGTTCCCGTTAACGGATGTTGCGACGACGACGGGCAGTAGTCACGTCTTCGCCGTCACAGCAGAAGAGACAGGGATGTATCAGGTCACGTTGACGGCACGTTCGAACGCCGGCGAATTGGCGCAAATGCCGGTGACACTGTTTGCGAACAATATGCCGGTCGCGACCTTCACCTTCAACGGAACGAACGGCGAGTGGGTCAGCCAGACGAAGGACGTCTTCGTCTTCAACCCGCACAACTATTTAAAACTCTACTTTGCACTCGGTGGTCTGGAGTTAAAAGAGTTGACGTTCACGCTTGCGGAATCGTTTCATATGAAGAACGGCTAA
- a CDS encoding SF0329 family protein gives MQFSIIKKRVEQLLAPSLQGRIAFHAAVYRIQDSPSRVWVTFDGEEILGADDFRFEREVDRRYALRAAQLPERPNESFPELWQSDWLKQSHALSDEIERQVKQDGYLANYEMQQDLLQYPNLAFEQALVHPHPFIRGIARLDRRLGKRRFLLLTHASDFEQWCARTRQTVEQW, from the coding sequence TTGCAGTTTTCCATCATCAAAAAACGGGTCGAGCAACTGCTCGCCCCGTCGTTACAAGGACGAATCGCTTTTCACGCCGCCGTCTACCGGATTCAAGACAGTCCTAGTCGCGTCTGGGTGACGTTTGACGGGGAAGAGATTCTCGGAGCAGACGATTTTCGCTTCGAACGAGAAGTCGATCGACGCTACGCGTTACGGGCTGCACAGTTACCGGAAAGACCAAATGAATCGTTTCCAGAACTATGGCAATCCGACTGGTTGAAGCAGTCACATGCGTTATCAGATGAGATCGAACGACAGGTCAAACAAGACGGGTATCTAGCGAACTATGAGATGCAGCAAGATTTGTTACAGTACCCGAATCTCGCGTTTGAACAAGCGCTCGTTCATCCGCATCCTTTCATCCGTGGCATCGCGCGGCTCGATCGACGACTCGGGAAACGACGTTTCTTGTTACTGACACATGCTTCAGACTTTGAACAGTGGTGTGCGCGCACACGTCAAACCGTCGAACAGTGGTAA
- a CDS encoding tRNA dihydrouridine synthase gives MKKNFWQDLPRPFFVLAPMEDVTDVVFRHVVAKAARPDVFFTEFTNTESYCHPKGKQSVRGRLEFTEDEQPMVAHIWGDRPEYFREMSIGMAEMGFSGIDINMGCPVHNVAVNGKGSGLINRPEVAAELIQAAKAGGLPVSVKTRLGYTKVEEWHDWLRHILEQDIANLSIHLRTRKEMSAVPAHFELIPEIKKLRDEIAPQTLLTINGDINDRQHGLELVEKYGVDGVMIGRGIFHNPFAFEVEKKEHSSQELLDLLRLQLDLHDHYSAQFEPRLFKPLRRFFKIYVRGFRGASELRVKLMETNSTDEVRALLDAFVEEEGIHEVNSFSI, from the coding sequence ATGAAAAAGAACTTTTGGCAGGACCTACCACGACCATTTTTCGTCTTAGCACCGATGGAAGACGTCACCGATGTCGTCTTCCGTCACGTCGTCGCAAAAGCGGCGCGTCCGGACGTGTTCTTCACGGAATTTACGAATACAGAAAGCTATTGTCATCCGAAAGGCAAACAGAGCGTCCGCGGACGTCTCGAGTTCACGGAGGATGAACAACCAATGGTTGCTCACATTTGGGGCGACAGACCAGAATATTTCCGCGAAATGAGTATCGGTATGGCAGAGATGGGCTTTAGCGGAATCGACATCAACATGGGCTGTCCCGTTCATAACGTTGCTGTTAACGGAAAAGGCTCTGGCTTGATCAATCGTCCGGAAGTGGCGGCTGAATTAATCCAAGCTGCAAAAGCAGGCGGCCTCCCAGTCAGCGTCAAAACGCGTCTCGGGTACACGAAGGTCGAAGAGTGGCACGACTGGTTGCGCCACATCCTCGAGCAGGATATCGCGAACCTCTCGATTCACCTCCGGACACGTAAAGAGATGAGTGCCGTTCCAGCGCACTTCGAATTGATTCCGGAAATCAAGAAGTTACGTGATGAAATCGCACCACAAACGTTATTGACGATCAATGGTGATATCAACGATCGCCAACACGGTCTTGAACTCGTCGAGAAGTATGGTGTCGACGGCGTCATGATCGGTCGTGGGATCTTCCACAACCCGTTCGCGTTCGAAGTCGAGAAAAAAGAACATTCGAGCCAAGAACTCCTCGATTTGTTACGTCTACAACTTGATCTACACGATCACTATTCGGCTCAATTCGAGCCACGTCTTTTCAAACCATTACGCCGGTTCTTCAAGATTTACGTCCGCGGATTCCGCGGTGCGAGTGAACTACGTGTCAAATTGATGGAGACGAACTCAACGGACGAAGTGCGTGCTTTACTCGACGCTTTCGTTGAAGAAGAAGGTATTCACGAGGTCAACTCGTTTTCGATTTAA